A single Phragmites australis chromosome 4, lpPhrAust1.1, whole genome shotgun sequence DNA region contains:
- the LOC133915843 gene encoding exocyst complex component SEC3A-like isoform X1: MAKSSADDAELRRACAAAVAASGARGEEVTFSIRVAKGRGIFEKLGRLAKPRVLALTVKQSSRGEANKAFLRVFKYSSGAVLEPAKLYKLKHLTKVEVISNDPSGCTFVLGFDNLRSHSVAPPQWTMRNIDDRNRLLFCILNMCKEILSYLPKVVGIDIVELALWAKENTLTLDNQVSTQDGQETSVATQTERKVIVTVENDLVSQAKEEEEDMEALLDTYVMGIGEADAFSERLKQELVALEAANVHQLLESEPLIEEVLQGLDSASATVDDMDEWLRIFNLKLRHMREDIASIESRNNGLAMQSVNNKGLMEELDKLLERLRIPQEFAVSLTGGSFEESRMLKNVEACEWLTRAIRSLEVPNLDQCYVNIRAVRDKRAELEKLKTTFVRRASEFLRNYFSSLVDFMISDKSYFSQRGQLKRPDHADLRYKCRTYARLLQHLKSLEKSCIGPLRKAYCHSLNLLLRREAREFANELRASTKAPKNPAVWLEGSSGSGQNGSSADTSTVSDAYSKMLTIFIPLLVDESSFFAHFMCFEVPALVPSGAPNVNKSKSGGNDADDDLGLLDPDGNDLQPDNTSAELGTLNEALQELLDGIQEDFYAVVDWAYKIDPLRCISMHGTTERYLSGQKADAAGFVRKLLDDLESRISVQFSRFIDEACHQIERNNERNVRQTGILAYIPRFAVLASRMEQYILGQSRDLSDKAYTKLVSTMFATLEKIAQSDTKTADIVLIENYAAFQNSLYDLANVVPTLAKFYHQASESYELACTRHISSLIYLQFERLFQFNRKVEELTYTIAAEEIPFQLGLSKTDLRRVVKSSLSGIDKSISAMYRRLQKTLTSDELFPSLWDKCKKEFLDKYESFVLMVTRIYGNEPIMSVAEMKDILASF, encoded by the exons ATGGCGAAGTCGAGCGCGGACGACGCGGAGCTGCGGCGCGCGTgcgcggcggccgtggcggcgtCGGGCGCGCGCGGCGAGGAGGTGACCTTCTCCATCCGCGTCGCCAAGGGCCGGGGCATCTTCGAGAAGCTGGGACGCCTCGCCAAACCCCGAGTCCTCGCGCTCACAG TTAAACAATCATCAAGAGGCGAGGCAAACAAAGCTTTTCTCCGAGTATTCAAGTATTCATCTGGTGCAGTACTTGAG CCAGCCAAACTTTACAAGTTGAAACATCTTACAAAGGTTGAGGTTATATCAAATGATCCCAGTGGTTGTACATTTGTTCTG GGGTTTGACAACCTTAGAAGTCATAGTGTTGCACCTCCACAATGGACAATGCGCAACATTGATGACAG AAACCGCCTACTTTTTTGTATCTTGAACATGTGCAAAGAGATACTTAGTTATCTTCCGAAAGTTGTTGGCATTGATATCGTGGAGCTAGCTCTCTGGGCAAAG GAAAACACACTGACACTAGATAATCAAGTGAGCacccaagatggccaagaaaCATCTGTTGCTACTCAAACTGAGAGGAAAGTAATAGTAACTGTTGAAAATGATCTTGTGTCCCAagcaaaggaggaggaggaagacatgGAGGCACTTCTAGACAC GTATGTTATGGGCATAGGTGAAGCAGATGCTTTCTCTGAGAGATTGAAGCAGGAGCTTGTTGCTTTGGAAGCAGCAAATGTGCATCAATTACTGGAAAGTGAGCCTTTAATAGAGGAG GTCTTGCAGGGTTTGGATTCTGCTAGTGCAACTGTAGATGATATGGATGAGTGGTTACGGATCTTCAACCTGAAGCTCAGGCATATGAGAGAAGATATTGCATCG ATTGAATCACGTAATAACGGCTTAGCGATGCAGTCTGTAAATAACAAAGGACTCATGGAAGAGCTAGATAAATTGCTTGAACGTTTGCGAATTCCACAGGAG TTTGCAGTATCATTAACTGGAGGTTCTTTTGAAGAGTCACGGATGCTGAAAAATGTTGAGGCATGTGAATGGTTGACGAGGGCCATTCGCAGCCTTGAAGTGCCAAATTTGGACCAATGCTATGTTAACATACGAGCT GTTAGGGACAAAAGAGCAGAGCTGGAGAAACTGAAAACAACTTTTGTTCGACGAGCATCGGAGTTTTTGCGGAACTACTTCTCTAGCTTGGTGGACTTCATGATTAGTGACAAAAGCTACTTTTCTCAG CGAGGACAATTGAAGCGGCCTGATCATGCAGACCTAAGGTATAAATGCAGGACATATGCCCGACTTCTGCAGCACTTAAAG AGTCTGGAAAAGAGCTGCATAGGTCCTTTAAGGAAGGCATACTGTCATTCCCTTAATTTACTACTTCGTCGAGAG GCACGTGAATTCGCCAATGAACTTCGTGCAAGTACAAAAGCACCCAAGAATCCTGCCGTTTGGCTTGAAGGCTCTAGTGGTTCTGGCCAGAATGGAAGCAGTGCTGATACTTCAACAGTATCTGATGCATACTCAAAGATGCTTACTATATTTATCCCACTTCTTGTGGATGAG AGCTCTTTTTTTGCACATTTTATGTGCTTTGAAGTACCTGCACTTGTTCCATCTGGTGCTCCTAATGTTAATAAGAGTAAATCCGGAGGAAATGACGCAGATGATGACCTGGGTCTTTTGGATCCAGATGGCAATGATCTTCAACCTG ATAATACATCTGCTGAACTGGGTACATtgaatgaagctcttcaagaactACTTGATGGAATCCAG GAAGACTTCTACGCGGTCGTAGATTGGGCATACAAGATTGACCCCTTGCGCTGCATCTCAATGCATGGGACTACAGAGCGATACCTTTCTGGTCAAAAAGCTGATGCTGCAGGATTTGTTCGCAAACTACTTGATGACTTGGAATCAAGAATATCAGTACAATTCAGCAGG TTTATTGATGAAGCGTGCCATCAAATTGAGCGTAATAATGAGAGAAATGTGCGTCAAACAGGGATTCTAGCCTACATTCCAAG ATTTGCTGTCCTTGCATCACGGATGGAACAATATATTCTAGGGCAGTCCAGAGACTTAAGTGATAAAGCATACACAAAGCTA GTTAGCACAATGTTTGCAACTTTGGAGAAGATTGCACAGAGTGATACTAAAACTGCAGACATTGTGTTGATAGAGAACTATGCTGCTTTCCAGAACAG TCTTTATGACTTGGCTAATGTTGTGCCAACTCTTGCTAAGTTCTATCATCAAGCCAGTGAATCCTATGAACTAGCTTGCACTCGCCATATCAGCTCACTCATTTATCTT CAATTTGAGAGGTTATTTCAGTTTAATCGGAAAGTTGAAGAATTGACATACACCATTGCTGCTGAGGAG ATCCCGTTCCAGCTTGGGTTGTCAAAAACTGATCTAAGGAGGGTGGTGAAATCCAGTTTGTCTGGG ATCGACAAATCAATCAGCGCCATGTATAGGAGGTTACAGAAGACACTGACCTCTGATGAGTTATTTCCGTCTTTGTGGGACAAGTGCAAG AAAGAGTTTTTGGACAAGTACGAGAGCTTTGTTCTGATGGTAACACGGATATATGGAAACGAGCCCATCATGTCGGTTGCCGAAATGAAGGACATCCTAGCTAGTTTTTAG
- the LOC133915843 gene encoding exocyst complex component SEC3A-like isoform X3, protein MAKSSADDAELRRACAAAVAASGARGEEVTFSIRVAKGRGIFEKLGRLAKPRVLALTVKQSSRGEANKAFLRVFKYSSGAVLEPAKLYKLKHLTKVEVISNDPSGCTFVLGFDNLRSHSVAPPQWTMRNIDDRNRLLFCILNMCKEILSYLPKVVGIDIVELALWAKENTLTLDNQVSTQDGQETSVATQTERKVIVTVENDLVSQAKEEEEDMEALLDTYVMGIGEADAFSERLKQELVALEAANVHQLLESEPLIEEVLQGLDSASATVDDMDEWLRIFNLKLRHMREDIASIESRNNGLAMQSVNNKGLMEELDKLLERLRIPQEFAVSLTGGSFEESRMLKNVEACEWLTRAIRSLEVPNLDQCYVNIRAVRDKRAELEKLKTTFVRRASEFLRNYFSSLVDFMISDKSYFSQRGQLKRPDHADLRYKCRTYARLLQHLKSLEKSCIGPLRKAYCHSLNLLLRREAREFANELRASTKAPKNPAVWLEGSSGSGQNGSSADTSTVSDAYSKMLTIFIPLLVDESSFFAHFMCFEVPALVPSGAPNVNKSKSGGNDADDDLGLLDPDGNDLQPDNTSAELGTLNEALQELLDGIQEDFYAVVDWAYKIDPLRCISMHGTTERYLSGQKADAAGFVRKLLDDLESRISVQFSRFIDEACHQIERNNERNVRQTGILAYIPRFAVLASRMEQYILGQSRDLSDKAYTKLGGNLNDIFIFNDIISNLGLIEISFKGRKYTWSNMQDNLLLEQLDWCFTTVNWSSDFPNSLLQPLAKPLLDYIPCMVQIGTSIPKAQIFRFENFWIDYPGFFETVESIWKSEVRASNSATKISAKFKLLRRP, encoded by the exons ATGGCGAAGTCGAGCGCGGACGACGCGGAGCTGCGGCGCGCGTgcgcggcggccgtggcggcgtCGGGCGCGCGCGGCGAGGAGGTGACCTTCTCCATCCGCGTCGCCAAGGGCCGGGGCATCTTCGAGAAGCTGGGACGCCTCGCCAAACCCCGAGTCCTCGCGCTCACAG TTAAACAATCATCAAGAGGCGAGGCAAACAAAGCTTTTCTCCGAGTATTCAAGTATTCATCTGGTGCAGTACTTGAG CCAGCCAAACTTTACAAGTTGAAACATCTTACAAAGGTTGAGGTTATATCAAATGATCCCAGTGGTTGTACATTTGTTCTG GGGTTTGACAACCTTAGAAGTCATAGTGTTGCACCTCCACAATGGACAATGCGCAACATTGATGACAG AAACCGCCTACTTTTTTGTATCTTGAACATGTGCAAAGAGATACTTAGTTATCTTCCGAAAGTTGTTGGCATTGATATCGTGGAGCTAGCTCTCTGGGCAAAG GAAAACACACTGACACTAGATAATCAAGTGAGCacccaagatggccaagaaaCATCTGTTGCTACTCAAACTGAGAGGAAAGTAATAGTAACTGTTGAAAATGATCTTGTGTCCCAagcaaaggaggaggaggaagacatgGAGGCACTTCTAGACAC GTATGTTATGGGCATAGGTGAAGCAGATGCTTTCTCTGAGAGATTGAAGCAGGAGCTTGTTGCTTTGGAAGCAGCAAATGTGCATCAATTACTGGAAAGTGAGCCTTTAATAGAGGAG GTCTTGCAGGGTTTGGATTCTGCTAGTGCAACTGTAGATGATATGGATGAGTGGTTACGGATCTTCAACCTGAAGCTCAGGCATATGAGAGAAGATATTGCATCG ATTGAATCACGTAATAACGGCTTAGCGATGCAGTCTGTAAATAACAAAGGACTCATGGAAGAGCTAGATAAATTGCTTGAACGTTTGCGAATTCCACAGGAG TTTGCAGTATCATTAACTGGAGGTTCTTTTGAAGAGTCACGGATGCTGAAAAATGTTGAGGCATGTGAATGGTTGACGAGGGCCATTCGCAGCCTTGAAGTGCCAAATTTGGACCAATGCTATGTTAACATACGAGCT GTTAGGGACAAAAGAGCAGAGCTGGAGAAACTGAAAACAACTTTTGTTCGACGAGCATCGGAGTTTTTGCGGAACTACTTCTCTAGCTTGGTGGACTTCATGATTAGTGACAAAAGCTACTTTTCTCAG CGAGGACAATTGAAGCGGCCTGATCATGCAGACCTAAGGTATAAATGCAGGACATATGCCCGACTTCTGCAGCACTTAAAG AGTCTGGAAAAGAGCTGCATAGGTCCTTTAAGGAAGGCATACTGTCATTCCCTTAATTTACTACTTCGTCGAGAG GCACGTGAATTCGCCAATGAACTTCGTGCAAGTACAAAAGCACCCAAGAATCCTGCCGTTTGGCTTGAAGGCTCTAGTGGTTCTGGCCAGAATGGAAGCAGTGCTGATACTTCAACAGTATCTGATGCATACTCAAAGATGCTTACTATATTTATCCCACTTCTTGTGGATGAG AGCTCTTTTTTTGCACATTTTATGTGCTTTGAAGTACCTGCACTTGTTCCATCTGGTGCTCCTAATGTTAATAAGAGTAAATCCGGAGGAAATGACGCAGATGATGACCTGGGTCTTTTGGATCCAGATGGCAATGATCTTCAACCTG ATAATACATCTGCTGAACTGGGTACATtgaatgaagctcttcaagaactACTTGATGGAATCCAG GAAGACTTCTACGCGGTCGTAGATTGGGCATACAAGATTGACCCCTTGCGCTGCATCTCAATGCATGGGACTACAGAGCGATACCTTTCTGGTCAAAAAGCTGATGCTGCAGGATTTGTTCGCAAACTACTTGATGACTTGGAATCAAGAATATCAGTACAATTCAGCAGG TTTATTGATGAAGCGTGCCATCAAATTGAGCGTAATAATGAGAGAAATGTGCGTCAAACAGGGATTCTAGCCTACATTCCAAG ATTTGCTGTCCTTGCATCACGGATGGAACAATATATTCTAGGGCAGTCCAGAGACTTAAGTGATAAAGCATACACAAAGCTA GGTGGAAATCTCAATGACATCTTCATCTTTAATGATATTATTAGCAATTTGGGTTTGATTGAAATTTCTTTCAAAGGGAGAAAGTACACTTGGAGTAACATGCAAGACAATCTTTTGCTAGAGCAGTTGGATTGGTGTTTCACCACAGTTAACTGGTCTTCAGACTTTCCTAATTCTCTTCTACAACCTCTAGCTAAACCCCTGTTAGACTACATCCCTTGTATGGTGCAAATAGGAACCTCCATTCCTAAGGCTCAAATTTTCagatttgagaatttttggatTGATTACCCGGGTTTCTTTGAAACTGTGGAAAGTATTTGGAAATCTGAAGTAAGAGCTAGCAACAGTGCTACTAAAATCTCAGCTAAATTCAAGCTTTTGAGAAGGCCCTGA
- the LOC133915843 gene encoding exocyst complex component SEC3A-like isoform X4, whose product MAKSSADDAELRRACAAAVAASGARGEEVTFSIRVAKGRGIFEKLGRLAKPRVLALTVKQSSRGEANKAFLRVFKYSSGAVLEPAKLYKLKHLTKVEVISNDPSGCTFVLGFDNLRSHSVAPPQWTMRNIDDRNRLLFCILNMCKEILSYLPKVVGIDIVELALWAKENTLTLDNQVSTQDGQETSVATQTERKVIVTVENDLVSQAKEEEEDMEALLDTYVMGIGEADAFSERLKQELVALEAANVHQLLESEPLIEEVLQGLDSASATVDDMDEWLRIFNLKLRHMREDIASIESRNNGLAMQSVNNKGLMEELDKLLERLRIPQEFAVSLTGGSFEESRMLKNVEACEWLTRAIRSLEVPNLDQCYVNIRAVRDKRAELEKLKTTFVRRASEFLRNYFSSLVDFMISDKSYFSQRGQLKRPDHADLRYKCRTYARLLQHLKSLEKSCIGPLRKAYCHSLNLLLRREAREFANELRASTKAPKNPAVWLEGSSGSGQNGSSADTSTVSDAYSKMLTIFIPLLVDESSFFAHFMCFEVPALVPSGAPNVNKSKSGGNDADDDLGLLDPDGNDLQPDNTSAELGTLNEALQELLDGIQEDFYAVVDWAYKIDPLRCISMHGTTERYLSGQKADAAGFVRKLLDDLESRISVQFSRFIDEACHQIERNNERNVRQTGILAYIPRFAVLASRMEQYILGQSRDLSDKAYTKLGIQMQGNAKDTWNYLWGSQVYSSKKCYNMPYKHISPPQPFKWIWNSKCCNKLRVFSWLLLMDRLKEHSQKEKLQSGQ is encoded by the exons ATGGCGAAGTCGAGCGCGGACGACGCGGAGCTGCGGCGCGCGTgcgcggcggccgtggcggcgtCGGGCGCGCGCGGCGAGGAGGTGACCTTCTCCATCCGCGTCGCCAAGGGCCGGGGCATCTTCGAGAAGCTGGGACGCCTCGCCAAACCCCGAGTCCTCGCGCTCACAG TTAAACAATCATCAAGAGGCGAGGCAAACAAAGCTTTTCTCCGAGTATTCAAGTATTCATCTGGTGCAGTACTTGAG CCAGCCAAACTTTACAAGTTGAAACATCTTACAAAGGTTGAGGTTATATCAAATGATCCCAGTGGTTGTACATTTGTTCTG GGGTTTGACAACCTTAGAAGTCATAGTGTTGCACCTCCACAATGGACAATGCGCAACATTGATGACAG AAACCGCCTACTTTTTTGTATCTTGAACATGTGCAAAGAGATACTTAGTTATCTTCCGAAAGTTGTTGGCATTGATATCGTGGAGCTAGCTCTCTGGGCAAAG GAAAACACACTGACACTAGATAATCAAGTGAGCacccaagatggccaagaaaCATCTGTTGCTACTCAAACTGAGAGGAAAGTAATAGTAACTGTTGAAAATGATCTTGTGTCCCAagcaaaggaggaggaggaagacatgGAGGCACTTCTAGACAC GTATGTTATGGGCATAGGTGAAGCAGATGCTTTCTCTGAGAGATTGAAGCAGGAGCTTGTTGCTTTGGAAGCAGCAAATGTGCATCAATTACTGGAAAGTGAGCCTTTAATAGAGGAG GTCTTGCAGGGTTTGGATTCTGCTAGTGCAACTGTAGATGATATGGATGAGTGGTTACGGATCTTCAACCTGAAGCTCAGGCATATGAGAGAAGATATTGCATCG ATTGAATCACGTAATAACGGCTTAGCGATGCAGTCTGTAAATAACAAAGGACTCATGGAAGAGCTAGATAAATTGCTTGAACGTTTGCGAATTCCACAGGAG TTTGCAGTATCATTAACTGGAGGTTCTTTTGAAGAGTCACGGATGCTGAAAAATGTTGAGGCATGTGAATGGTTGACGAGGGCCATTCGCAGCCTTGAAGTGCCAAATTTGGACCAATGCTATGTTAACATACGAGCT GTTAGGGACAAAAGAGCAGAGCTGGAGAAACTGAAAACAACTTTTGTTCGACGAGCATCGGAGTTTTTGCGGAACTACTTCTCTAGCTTGGTGGACTTCATGATTAGTGACAAAAGCTACTTTTCTCAG CGAGGACAATTGAAGCGGCCTGATCATGCAGACCTAAGGTATAAATGCAGGACATATGCCCGACTTCTGCAGCACTTAAAG AGTCTGGAAAAGAGCTGCATAGGTCCTTTAAGGAAGGCATACTGTCATTCCCTTAATTTACTACTTCGTCGAGAG GCACGTGAATTCGCCAATGAACTTCGTGCAAGTACAAAAGCACCCAAGAATCCTGCCGTTTGGCTTGAAGGCTCTAGTGGTTCTGGCCAGAATGGAAGCAGTGCTGATACTTCAACAGTATCTGATGCATACTCAAAGATGCTTACTATATTTATCCCACTTCTTGTGGATGAG AGCTCTTTTTTTGCACATTTTATGTGCTTTGAAGTACCTGCACTTGTTCCATCTGGTGCTCCTAATGTTAATAAGAGTAAATCCGGAGGAAATGACGCAGATGATGACCTGGGTCTTTTGGATCCAGATGGCAATGATCTTCAACCTG ATAATACATCTGCTGAACTGGGTACATtgaatgaagctcttcaagaactACTTGATGGAATCCAG GAAGACTTCTACGCGGTCGTAGATTGGGCATACAAGATTGACCCCTTGCGCTGCATCTCAATGCATGGGACTACAGAGCGATACCTTTCTGGTCAAAAAGCTGATGCTGCAGGATTTGTTCGCAAACTACTTGATGACTTGGAATCAAGAATATCAGTACAATTCAGCAGG TTTATTGATGAAGCGTGCCATCAAATTGAGCGTAATAATGAGAGAAATGTGCGTCAAACAGGGATTCTAGCCTACATTCCAAG ATTTGCTGTCCTTGCATCACGGATGGAACAATATATTCTAGGGCAGTCCAGAGACTTAAGTGATAAAGCATACACAAAGCTA GGTATACAGATGCAAGGAAATGCCAAAGATACTTGGAATTATCTTTGGGGCTCACAGGTCTATTCATCCAAGAAATGTTACAATATGCCTTACAAGCACATCTCTCCTCCACAACCCTTCAAATGGATATGGAATTCTAAGTGCTGTAACAAACTTAGAGTTTTCTCCTGGCTGCTTTTGATGGATAGACTCAAGGAACattctcaaaaggaaaaacttcAAAGTGGACAATGA
- the LOC133915843 gene encoding exocyst complex component SEC3A-like isoform X6 yields MAKSSADDAELRRACAAAVAASGARGEEVTFSIRVAKGRGIFEKLGRLAKPRVLALTVKQSSRGEANKAFLRVFKYSSGAVLEPAKLYKLKHLTKVEVISNDPSGCTFVLGFDNLRSHSVAPPQWTMRNIDDRNRLLFCILNMCKEILSYLPKVVGIDIVELALWAKENTLTLDNQVSTQDGQETSVATQTERKVIVTVENDLVSQAKEEEEDMEALLDTYVMGIGEADAFSERLKQELVALEAANVHQLLESEPLIEEVLQGLDSASATVDDMDEWLRIFNLKLRHMREDIASIESRNNGLAMQSVNNKGLMEELDKLLERLRIPQEFAVSLTGGSFEESRMLKNVEACEWLTRAIRSLEVPNLDQCYVNIRAVRDKRAELEKLKTTFVRRASEFLRNYFSSLVDFMISDKSYFSQRGQLKRPDHADLRYKCRTYARLLQHLKSLEKSCIGPLRKAYCHSLNLLLRREAREFANELRASTKAPKNPAVWLEGSSGSGQNGSSADTSTVSDAYSKMLTIFIPLLVDESSFFAHFMCFEVPALVPSGAPNVNKSKSGGNDADDDLGLLDPDGNDLQPDNTSAELGTLNEALQELLDGIQEDFYAVVDWAYKIDPLRCISMHGTTERYLSGQKADAAGFVRKLLDDLESRISVQFSRFIDEACHQIERNNERNVRQTGILAYIPRFAVLASRMEQYILGQSRDLSDKAYTKLYADNTILFLNASQMELFCLKGILESFT; encoded by the exons ATGGCGAAGTCGAGCGCGGACGACGCGGAGCTGCGGCGCGCGTgcgcggcggccgtggcggcgtCGGGCGCGCGCGGCGAGGAGGTGACCTTCTCCATCCGCGTCGCCAAGGGCCGGGGCATCTTCGAGAAGCTGGGACGCCTCGCCAAACCCCGAGTCCTCGCGCTCACAG TTAAACAATCATCAAGAGGCGAGGCAAACAAAGCTTTTCTCCGAGTATTCAAGTATTCATCTGGTGCAGTACTTGAG CCAGCCAAACTTTACAAGTTGAAACATCTTACAAAGGTTGAGGTTATATCAAATGATCCCAGTGGTTGTACATTTGTTCTG GGGTTTGACAACCTTAGAAGTCATAGTGTTGCACCTCCACAATGGACAATGCGCAACATTGATGACAG AAACCGCCTACTTTTTTGTATCTTGAACATGTGCAAAGAGATACTTAGTTATCTTCCGAAAGTTGTTGGCATTGATATCGTGGAGCTAGCTCTCTGGGCAAAG GAAAACACACTGACACTAGATAATCAAGTGAGCacccaagatggccaagaaaCATCTGTTGCTACTCAAACTGAGAGGAAAGTAATAGTAACTGTTGAAAATGATCTTGTGTCCCAagcaaaggaggaggaggaagacatgGAGGCACTTCTAGACAC GTATGTTATGGGCATAGGTGAAGCAGATGCTTTCTCTGAGAGATTGAAGCAGGAGCTTGTTGCTTTGGAAGCAGCAAATGTGCATCAATTACTGGAAAGTGAGCCTTTAATAGAGGAG GTCTTGCAGGGTTTGGATTCTGCTAGTGCAACTGTAGATGATATGGATGAGTGGTTACGGATCTTCAACCTGAAGCTCAGGCATATGAGAGAAGATATTGCATCG ATTGAATCACGTAATAACGGCTTAGCGATGCAGTCTGTAAATAACAAAGGACTCATGGAAGAGCTAGATAAATTGCTTGAACGTTTGCGAATTCCACAGGAG TTTGCAGTATCATTAACTGGAGGTTCTTTTGAAGAGTCACGGATGCTGAAAAATGTTGAGGCATGTGAATGGTTGACGAGGGCCATTCGCAGCCTTGAAGTGCCAAATTTGGACCAATGCTATGTTAACATACGAGCT GTTAGGGACAAAAGAGCAGAGCTGGAGAAACTGAAAACAACTTTTGTTCGACGAGCATCGGAGTTTTTGCGGAACTACTTCTCTAGCTTGGTGGACTTCATGATTAGTGACAAAAGCTACTTTTCTCAG CGAGGACAATTGAAGCGGCCTGATCATGCAGACCTAAGGTATAAATGCAGGACATATGCCCGACTTCTGCAGCACTTAAAG AGTCTGGAAAAGAGCTGCATAGGTCCTTTAAGGAAGGCATACTGTCATTCCCTTAATTTACTACTTCGTCGAGAG GCACGTGAATTCGCCAATGAACTTCGTGCAAGTACAAAAGCACCCAAGAATCCTGCCGTTTGGCTTGAAGGCTCTAGTGGTTCTGGCCAGAATGGAAGCAGTGCTGATACTTCAACAGTATCTGATGCATACTCAAAGATGCTTACTATATTTATCCCACTTCTTGTGGATGAG AGCTCTTTTTTTGCACATTTTATGTGCTTTGAAGTACCTGCACTTGTTCCATCTGGTGCTCCTAATGTTAATAAGAGTAAATCCGGAGGAAATGACGCAGATGATGACCTGGGTCTTTTGGATCCAGATGGCAATGATCTTCAACCTG ATAATACATCTGCTGAACTGGGTACATtgaatgaagctcttcaagaactACTTGATGGAATCCAG GAAGACTTCTACGCGGTCGTAGATTGGGCATACAAGATTGACCCCTTGCGCTGCATCTCAATGCATGGGACTACAGAGCGATACCTTTCTGGTCAAAAAGCTGATGCTGCAGGATTTGTTCGCAAACTACTTGATGACTTGGAATCAAGAATATCAGTACAATTCAGCAGG TTTATTGATGAAGCGTGCCATCAAATTGAGCGTAATAATGAGAGAAATGTGCGTCAAACAGGGATTCTAGCCTACATTCCAAG ATTTGCTGTCCTTGCATCACGGATGGAACAATATATTCTAGGGCAGTCCAGAGACTTAAGTGATAAAGCATACACAAAGCTA TATGCAGATAACACAATTCTCTTCCTGAATGCCTCTCAAATGGAATTATTTTGTCTCAAAGGAATCCTGGAATCTTTTACCTAA